A DNA window from Phyllostomus discolor isolate MPI-MPIP mPhyDis1 chromosome X, mPhyDis1.pri.v3, whole genome shotgun sequence contains the following coding sequences:
- the LOC114504948 gene encoding B box-binding protein-like produces the protein MERKDSLKSDAGEVGLRRVAASVSRPAKWEGLLSLGSGDCLQTLAPEVNGGAKKVLARNVSGSVKWYNVKHGYGFINRHDTKEEVFVHHSAIARSGPRKFHRGVDAGEVVEFDVVQGRRGTEAANVTGPAGAPVKGSRFSPGFCIRHDKLQPRQDAGDAEEDINSDEGRGGFAAAQGQKHHQPRRRPHYPHAQRQRCLLSIRRIPAATRHSATFTAPAAPAGPMGTPARRGHGPSYRLSRPRGRGTAPGPKSSPDLSQKLEAEKESRINAIGLQQGTRPHYTCHCPNNPCACHRQQQLPGKKGQTPEGGEGEIGKGPAGKPACVAKKTSTFEEEAAVAKASSAAQAQ, from the coding sequence GCCGCCTCGGTCTCCCGCCCAGCCAAGTGGGAAGGCCTGTTGTCCTTGGGAAGCGGAGACTGCCTCCAGACCCTAGCTCCGGAAGTCAATGGCGGTGCCAAGAAAGTCCTCGCCCGGAACGTGAGTGGATCCGTCAAGTGGTACAATGTGAAGCATGGGTATGGTTTCATCAACAGGCACGACACGAAGGAAGAAGTGTTTGTTCACCACTCGGCCATTGCCCGGAGCGGCCCTCGCAAGTTCCATCGGGGCGTGGATGCTGGGGAGGTTGTCGAATTCGACGTGGTGCAGGGCAGGCGGGGCACCGAGGCCGCCAACGTGACCGGGCCAGCTGGCGCCCCAGTAAAGGGCAGCCGCTTCAGCCCTGGCTTCTGCATCCGCCATGATAAGCTGCAGCCTCGCCAGGATGCGGGGGATGCCGAAGAGGACATCAACAGCGACGAAGGCAGAGGCGGCTTTGCCGCAGCCCAGGGCCAGAAGCACCACCAGCCCCGCCGCCGGCCCCACTACCCCCATGCCCAGCGACAGCGGTGTTTACTATCCATCCGAAGGATCCCGGCTGCCACCCGCCACTCTGCCACCTTCACTGCGCCCGCCGCACCTGCAGGGCCTATGGGCACTCCAGCACGCCGGGGGCATGGGCCCAGCTACCGGCTGAGCCGCCCTAGGGGCCGAGGCACTGCCCCTGGTCCGAAGTCCTCACCTGACCTTTCCCAGAAGTTGGAGGCAGAAAAGGAGAGCAGGATCAATGCCATTGGCCTGCAGCAGGGGACCCGGCCACACTACACATGCCACTGCCCCAACAACCCGTGTGCTTGCCATCGCCAGCAGCAGCTGCCTGGCAAAAAAGGCCAGACACCCGAAGGAGGAGAGGGTGAGATTGGGAAGGGCCCTGCTGGGAAACCTGCTTGTGTTGCCAAGAAAACCAGCACCTTTGAGGAGGAAGCTGCAGTTGCAAAAGCCTCCTCTGCTGCTCAGGCCCAGTAA